In the Tachyglossus aculeatus isolate mTacAcu1 chromosome 6, mTacAcu1.pri, whole genome shotgun sequence genome, aCATTATTTTCTCTCACGTGCCtagaacagcgttctgcacacactaagtgctcaatcccattgattgattgattgactttagctCAAATTGGGGTGACACATAGGTATTCAGTAATTTTGCATCTTTCCCCACTCTGTAACATCGTtacctggtatttaagtgcttgctttacTCAGTTTTGGATAAAAATACAAAGATATGGATCCCTTATCTAGCCCACGGTAGACTCAAAGTCTAAAATAGAGTAAGGGGAACAAGGACACACTGGGAAAGAAATAGCCATACAAATTCAGTAAAATGtccaacaacaaccaaaaaagcAGTGGTTCATTCCTTCTGGGAGGGGAATTGTCTTGCTGGCCATTCTTGGTCTAGGTAGTCACAGGTGCCCCAGTGTTCTCAATGTTGGAGTCAGAGTCTGGGCTGTATTATGGTCAGTCTTAGGTGACAGCGTTGTATTttcagaaggagaggagaaattacATTTCCTAGGAAGCAAAGAAGTGGACTCGCTACCTTTTGCAACTGTAAAGAAGATGCGGTCCTGAGAGGAGCAAAGTCCCCAGAGTCCTCAAGGGGATGGGGGGTGAAAACAGATCTCTCCTCTCCTGGCTATGGTTGAAGGTGGTTGACTTGTACCAACTTTGAGGAACAACCTTCACATGGTAAGCCTCTATCACCTAATTAAGATGATGGGAAAGTAGGCTAAACAAGTGGGGGCTGATGAATGATTGGGCAGCAGGGGGTCTGTTTTAAATCCTAAAGTTTAAACCTCCATTTGAATTAGCCTTTTGCAGTGTTTCCATTTGCACCTCTTACTAATATATTTGTTAACAGGCATATGTAATCAAAATTTTACAACTTTTAGAGTTTTTACATTCTGGTCAGATTTCACATCTCTTTAATTCCTTCTGAtggagacagcatggcttagtgcaaagaaggATAGAACcaagagtcaggaggtcctggttctaatcctggctctgccacttgcctgttctagggttttgggcaagtcacttaacttctttgcctcaatttcctcatctgtaaaaatggggataaaatacctgttctctctccctcttagattttgagtcccatgtggcacagagactattagatccaatctgattattttacctctaccctagtgctttgcatagtgttaggcacatagtgcttaataagtgacaTGGTTATTACTCCAATGGTGAAGTCTATTTGAATTCTCATCACAGATAATTTAACAAGGTGGCTCTCGTCTCTTCTGCCTGCTCCCACTTTGACAGGACAGATCTCTCTAGCAACGGCAGGTAGGGTGTGAAGGGAGAGGCAACATGGTCACAGTTATCACAGGTACCTTCCTGTGGACCCAGAGTCCCAGTGGTAAGGAAGTCTGGGCCATGAGTTTGCAACCCCAGTCTGCCCTTTCCAGCTTTGGAAGGAGTCagggagcagaagaggaaagcaggaggTGAAATAGACCTAGATCTATTAGAGGCCCTCCAATAAGAAAAGCAGCAGAATGGAGAATAAGCTTAGAAAGAAGAGTTAAATAATGGTCACAGGAATATAGCAAACTTTAAGTCCCTGGTAGAGGAAAgtgtctcttctcccactcccttctgaactgctcttacttgctccttcattcatcctccctcccattcccacagcacatatgcatatatctgtatatttctgaaatgtatttatttatctatttatattaatgtctgtctctccctctagactgtgcggttattgtgggcaggaatgtgtctgttgttatcgtgtactctcccaagtgcttagtacagtgctttgcacacagtaagcgctcaataaataaaattgaatgaatttggaccTGCCCATTTGTGGGTCAGGGGGAAtttagagagaggaggaagctcACCAACATATAATAATGAATGAAACAGAAAATAAGTTCTTTTCTGCATaactttagcccagtgctcttctTTATTTCTGTGTGGATATGACTAAAAAATATTAGTATCAGCAGTAAATTTCCCATTGCAAGCTGCCTAACTTGTTATAGATAGTTATTAAGGAATTGTTACTTTTAAAAAATTTTCATTTACTTTCAAATTACTAAATTTAGCATGTTATCTTGTGTTTCTCCCTGATTTTTCTCTATGTGGCTGTCCTTCCCATTTTAAATTGCAAGCCTCTATCACCTGCCTAAACAATCCTGTATTCTCTTCAGCTTTCACTTTGTAAACCTTAATAATGAGATTGATTAACAACTCTTCTGAGTTAAACAGTTACCTAAAGGAAACAGGAAGCAATGGACTGTCCTTCTGTTCTTTAGTAGTTACTTAAGAGACTTCTGAGGGTTTTCTCTACTCTCCAAAGCCTTCCCTCCCCATGCTGTGAAGTTCCATTAATAAGAGTAGTACTAGGGGTGAATGTGCGGCGTGATGGGTTGCAGCCAATAGCTGTGCCCAAGGGTGACTGAGTCCAAGAGCAAGGGAACACACAAAGCCACAGGCagcccattatttttattagtagaaTTAACACATGAAAATGGTTCTGTTCACAGAGAATTCACTGATACACAGCTCGTAAAAGTAAATAAGTGGAACTCAGTATCTTTATGCGTGCAGTAATAAGACAAGCAATTATGCAAGTTAAGATAAGGAAAAATCAAAGCACTACAATTAAAGGCATAATATCTTTGTCATCCCTCAGATCATAAATGCTTACACTTCCTTTGTCATTCTCACAGGGGTATTTTTAAACCTTTAAAGAACACGCATTATGTTTTCCATTTGAGGATAACCTGGTTATAATAGATGGTATTCTCCCCAGATTCATAGCCGGAAAAAAACCCCTCTACCTAGGAACAATGTTGCCCATAGAACTTCCATTAGCTGAAAGAAGGGGTTTTGGTAGTAATATGGCTGCTTTTCCTCACCTCAGAACTTTGATTGGGTGATTAAACCCACACATGAAAATGTAATGATTAATCCTTTTTCTCTTTACTTTTTTAGGGAACATCTTTGTGATCAGTTTATCTGTGGCCGACCTGGTTGTTGCAGTGTATCCCTACCCTTTAATCTTAAGTGCAATTTTCCACAATGGGTGGACTCTGGGAAACATTCACTGCCAGATCAGTGGCTTTCTCACAGGTCTAAGTGTTATTGGGTCCATCTTTAATATCACGGCCATCGCCATCAACAGATACTGCTACATCTGTCACAGCCTCCGATACGCCAGCCTGTTCACCCTCAAGAACACTTGCCGTTACCTTTGCCTGATGTGGATATTAACAGTGATAGCCGTCGTGCCAAACTTTTTTGTGGGCTCTCTTCAGTATGATCCTCGGATTTACTCCTGTACCTTCACCCAAACAGTCAGTTCATCCTATACCATTACAGTAGTGGTCATCCACTTTATCGTTCCTCTGTCAGTGGTGACGTTCTGCTACATGAGGATATGGATTCTGGTGATTCAAGTCAAACACCGGGTGAGGCAAGACTCCAAGCAGAAGCTAAGAGTGGCCGATTTTCAAAATTTCCTAACTATGTTTGTGGTTTTCATCCTGTTTGCAGTCTGCTGGGGACCATTAAATTTTATAGGTCTTGCCGTTGCTATCAATCCTTGGAAAGTGGCACCACAGATTCCAGAGTGGCTGTTTGTTATGAGCTACTTTATGGCCTACTTTAACAGTTGTCTGAATGCCGTGATCTATGGGTTTCTCAACCAGAATTTCCGAAAGGAATACAAACGCAtctttctgactctgaggacCCCAAGGTTACTCTTTGCCAGTTTGTCAAGGGGTGGAACGGAAGGGATCAAGAGCAAACTATCCCCAGTCAGGACAAAGAAAAATCAAGCTGAA is a window encoding:
- the GPR50 gene encoding melatonin-related receptor codes for the protein MVTVITGTFLWTQSPSGNIFVISLSVADLVVAVYPYPLILSAIFHNGWTLGNIHCQISGFLTGLSVIGSIFNITAIAINRYCYICHSLRYASLFTLKNTCRYLCLMWILTVIAVVPNFFVGSLQYDPRIYSCTFTQTVSSSYTITVVVIHFIVPLSVVTFCYMRIWILVIQVKHRVRQDSKQKLRVADFQNFLTMFVVFILFAVCWGPLNFIGLAVAINPWKVAPQIPEWLFVMSYFMAYFNSCLNAVIYGFLNQNFRKEYKRIFLTLRTPRLLFASLSRGGTEGIKSKLSPVRTKKNQAEIHV